Proteins encoded within one genomic window of Siniperca chuatsi isolate FFG_IHB_CAS linkage group LG4, ASM2008510v1, whole genome shotgun sequence:
- the LOC122875386 gene encoding transcriptional enhancer factor TEF-3-like isoform X2, whose translation MYGRNELIARYIKLRTGKTRTRKQVSSHIQVLARRKAREIQVKLKDQAAKDKALQSMATMSSAQIISPTAFQNKMALQGLSRPAYPTAGGFWHGALPGQQGGHEDIKPFSQQSYAMQASGPAPITGYESTAGLPMSPGASPWQGRSIASSKLRMLEFSAFLEQPQDPEAFNKHLFVHIGQSNPSYSDPYLESVDIRQIYDKFPERKGGLKELFDKGPHNAFFLVKFWADLSVNLQDDSSFFYGVSSQYESSENMIITSSTKVCSFGKQVVEKVETEYARFENGRYVFRIHRSPLCEYMINFIHKLKHLPEKYMMNSVLENFTILQVVTNRDTLETLLCIAYVFEVSTSEHGAQHHIYRLVKD comes from the exons ATGTACG GACGAAACGAGTTGATTGCACGGTACATCAAACTTCGCACAGGGAAGACGCGGACCAGGAAGCAG GTATCTAGTCACATCCAGGTCTTAGCACGACGGAAGGCCAGGGAGATCCAGGTGAAGCTGAAG GACCAGGCTGCCAAAGACAAGGCCCTGCAGAGTATGGCCACCATGTCCTCAGCCCAGATCATCTCACCAACGGCTTTCCAGAACAAGATGGCTCTCCAGGGCCTGTCTAGGCCGGCTTACCCCACTGCTGGTGGG TTTTGGCACGGGGCTCTTCCAGGACAGCAAGGAGGCCATGAAGA CATTAAGCCCTTCTCCCAGCAGAGTTACGCCATGCAAGCGTCCGGCCCGGCCCCCATAACAG GTTATGAAAGCACAGCAGGGCTGCCAATGTCTCCCGGTGCCTCCCCTTGGCAGGGTAGAAGTATTGCCAGCTCCAAGCTGCGAATGCTGGAGTTCTCCGCCTTCCTGGAGCAACCTCAGGACCCAGAGGCT TTCAATAAGCACCTGTTTGTACACATCGGCCAGTCCAATCCGAGCTACAGTGACCCCTATCTGGAGTCGGTGGACATCAGACAGATCTATGACAAGTTCCCAGAGAGGAAAGGAGGCCTGAAGGAGCTGTTTGACAAAGGGCCACACAACGCTTTCTTTCTCGTCAAATTCTgg GCGGACCTTAGTGTAAACCTGCAGGATGACAGCAGCTTCTTCTATGGTGTTTCCAGTCAGTATGAGAGCTCAGAGAACATGATTATCACCTCATCCACCAAAGTCTGCTCCTTTGGCAAGCAGGTGGTGGAGAAAGTGGAG ACAGAGTATGCACGTTTTGAGAATGGGCGCTACGTGTTTCGAATCCACCGTTCCCCTTTATGTGAATACATGATCAACTTCATCCACAAGCTTAAACACCTGCCGGAGAAGTACATGATGAACAGTGTACTGGAGAACTTCACTATCCTGCAG GTGGTGACTAACAGGGACACACTGGAAACCCTCCTGTGCATAGCGTATGTGTTCGAGGTGTCCACCAGTGAGCACGGCGCACAACATCATATTTACAGGCTAGTCAAAGACTGA
- the LOC122875386 gene encoding transcriptional enhancer factor TEF-3-like isoform X1 codes for MYGRNELIARYIKLRTGKTRTRKQVSSHIQVLARRKAREIQVKLKVRYDQAAKDKALQSMATMSSAQIISPTAFQNKMALQGLSRPAYPTAGGFWHGALPGQQGGHEDIKPFSQQSYAMQASGPAPITGYESTAGLPMSPGASPWQGRSIASSKLRMLEFSAFLEQPQDPEAFNKHLFVHIGQSNPSYSDPYLESVDIRQIYDKFPERKGGLKELFDKGPHNAFFLVKFWADLSVNLQDDSSFFYGVSSQYESSENMIITSSTKVCSFGKQVVEKVETEYARFENGRYVFRIHRSPLCEYMINFIHKLKHLPEKYMMNSVLENFTILQVVTNRDTLETLLCIAYVFEVSTSEHGAQHHIYRLVKD; via the exons ATGTACG GACGAAACGAGTTGATTGCACGGTACATCAAACTTCGCACAGGGAAGACGCGGACCAGGAAGCAG GTATCTAGTCACATCCAGGTCTTAGCACGACGGAAGGCCAGGGAGATCCAGGTGAAGCTGAAGGTACGCTAC GACCAGGCTGCCAAAGACAAGGCCCTGCAGAGTATGGCCACCATGTCCTCAGCCCAGATCATCTCACCAACGGCTTTCCAGAACAAGATGGCTCTCCAGGGCCTGTCTAGGCCGGCTTACCCCACTGCTGGTGGG TTTTGGCACGGGGCTCTTCCAGGACAGCAAGGAGGCCATGAAGA CATTAAGCCCTTCTCCCAGCAGAGTTACGCCATGCAAGCGTCCGGCCCGGCCCCCATAACAG GTTATGAAAGCACAGCAGGGCTGCCAATGTCTCCCGGTGCCTCCCCTTGGCAGGGTAGAAGTATTGCCAGCTCCAAGCTGCGAATGCTGGAGTTCTCCGCCTTCCTGGAGCAACCTCAGGACCCAGAGGCT TTCAATAAGCACCTGTTTGTACACATCGGCCAGTCCAATCCGAGCTACAGTGACCCCTATCTGGAGTCGGTGGACATCAGACAGATCTATGACAAGTTCCCAGAGAGGAAAGGAGGCCTGAAGGAGCTGTTTGACAAAGGGCCACACAACGCTTTCTTTCTCGTCAAATTCTgg GCGGACCTTAGTGTAAACCTGCAGGATGACAGCAGCTTCTTCTATGGTGTTTCCAGTCAGTATGAGAGCTCAGAGAACATGATTATCACCTCATCCACCAAAGTCTGCTCCTTTGGCAAGCAGGTGGTGGAGAAAGTGGAG ACAGAGTATGCACGTTTTGAGAATGGGCGCTACGTGTTTCGAATCCACCGTTCCCCTTTATGTGAATACATGATCAACTTCATCCACAAGCTTAAACACCTGCCGGAGAAGTACATGATGAACAGTGTACTGGAGAACTTCACTATCCTGCAG GTGGTGACTAACAGGGACACACTGGAAACCCTCCTGTGCATAGCGTATGTGTTCGAGGTGTCCACCAGTGAGCACGGCGCACAACATCATATTTACAGGCTAGTCAAAGACTGA
- the LOC122875386 gene encoding transcriptional enhancer factor TEF-3-like isoform X3 yields the protein MATMSSAQIISPTAFQNKMALQGLSRPAYPTAGGFWHGALPGQQGGHEDIKPFSQQSYAMQASGPAPITGYESTAGLPMSPGASPWQGRSIASSKLRMLEFSAFLEQPQDPEAFNKHLFVHIGQSNPSYSDPYLESVDIRQIYDKFPERKGGLKELFDKGPHNAFFLVKFWADLSVNLQDDSSFFYGVSSQYESSENMIITSSTKVCSFGKQVVEKVETEYARFENGRYVFRIHRSPLCEYMINFIHKLKHLPEKYMMNSVLENFTILQVVTNRDTLETLLCIAYVFEVSTSEHGAQHHIYRLVKD from the exons ATGGCCACCATGTCCTCAGCCCAGATCATCTCACCAACGGCTTTCCAGAACAAGATGGCTCTCCAGGGCCTGTCTAGGCCGGCTTACCCCACTGCTGGTGGG TTTTGGCACGGGGCTCTTCCAGGACAGCAAGGAGGCCATGAAGA CATTAAGCCCTTCTCCCAGCAGAGTTACGCCATGCAAGCGTCCGGCCCGGCCCCCATAACAG GTTATGAAAGCACAGCAGGGCTGCCAATGTCTCCCGGTGCCTCCCCTTGGCAGGGTAGAAGTATTGCCAGCTCCAAGCTGCGAATGCTGGAGTTCTCCGCCTTCCTGGAGCAACCTCAGGACCCAGAGGCT TTCAATAAGCACCTGTTTGTACACATCGGCCAGTCCAATCCGAGCTACAGTGACCCCTATCTGGAGTCGGTGGACATCAGACAGATCTATGACAAGTTCCCAGAGAGGAAAGGAGGCCTGAAGGAGCTGTTTGACAAAGGGCCACACAACGCTTTCTTTCTCGTCAAATTCTgg GCGGACCTTAGTGTAAACCTGCAGGATGACAGCAGCTTCTTCTATGGTGTTTCCAGTCAGTATGAGAGCTCAGAGAACATGATTATCACCTCATCCACCAAAGTCTGCTCCTTTGGCAAGCAGGTGGTGGAGAAAGTGGAG ACAGAGTATGCACGTTTTGAGAATGGGCGCTACGTGTTTCGAATCCACCGTTCCCCTTTATGTGAATACATGATCAACTTCATCCACAAGCTTAAACACCTGCCGGAGAAGTACATGATGAACAGTGTACTGGAGAACTTCACTATCCTGCAG GTGGTGACTAACAGGGACACACTGGAAACCCTCCTGTGCATAGCGTATGTGTTCGAGGTGTCCACCAGTGAGCACGGCGCACAACATCATATTTACAGGCTAGTCAAAGACTGA